A DNA window from Mycobacterium sp. IDR2000157661 contains the following coding sequences:
- a CDS encoding amino-acid N-acetyltransferase — protein MSAESPQLVVRRARTSDVTAVKGLVDIYAGKILLEKNLVNLYEAVQEFWVAEIDGEVLGCGALHVLWSDLGEVRTVAVHPKVRGQGVGHAIVERLLDVARDLHLERIFVLTFEVEFFTRHGFAEIDGTPVTAEVYEEMCRSYDVGVAEFLDLSYVKPNILGNTRMLLTL, from the coding sequence GTGAGTGCGGAGTCCCCGCAGCTCGTCGTCCGACGGGCGCGAACCTCGGATGTGACCGCGGTCAAGGGCCTGGTCGATATCTACGCCGGCAAGATTTTGCTGGAGAAGAACCTGGTCAACCTCTACGAGGCCGTTCAGGAGTTCTGGGTCGCCGAGATCGACGGCGAGGTCCTCGGTTGCGGCGCGCTGCACGTGCTGTGGTCGGACCTGGGCGAGGTGCGCACCGTCGCCGTGCATCCGAAGGTACGGGGACAGGGCGTCGGTCACGCGATCGTCGAACGACTTCTCGACGTGGCACGCGATCTGCACCTGGAGCGGATCTTCGTGCTCACCTTCGAGGTCGAGTTCTTCACCAGGCACGGCTTCGCCGAGATCGACGGCACGCCGGTCACCGCGGAGGTCTACGAGGAGATGTGCCGCTCCTACGACGTCGGCGTCGCCGAGTTCCTCGACCTGTCCTACGTCAAGCCCAACATCCTCGGCAACACCCGAATGTTGTTGACGCTCTAG